GCCATCATCGAGAATTTGCAAAGAGAAGACCTCAATCCGATTGAAGAAGCAGAATCCTATCAGCATCTGATTGATAAAGGATTGACCCATGAAGAAATTGCAAAAATCATGGGAAAATCTCGGCCTTACATCAGTAATCTTGTCCGCTTGTTACAGCTGCCAGCTTTTATGATGGACGCTGTCAAAGAAGAAATGATTTCGCAAGGGCATGCTCGTCTCCTCATTCCACTCAAAAAGGAAGAACAAGTCTTTTGGCTGGACAAAATCATTCAAGATAATTTATCCGTTCGTGCTCTTGAACTTTCATTACAAAAGACCAGAAAGTCAAAGACTAAGAAGAACAAAGAAATTTTTGCCCATTCAGAAGAAGAAAAATTGAAAAAAATCCTTGGCCTCAATGTCACTATTCACTTAAAAAATCCTTCAAAAGGAAAGATCATTATCCCTTTTGAAAATGAGGAAGAGTACCAAAGAATTATAAACAGCCTGAAATAGGGCTGTTATTTTCTTTTTTCAAACTAACAGACTTTTCCACCTTTAAAAGCGGCCTAAATCTTTGAAAAATAAGGATTTTACTTGTAATCCACAATCTGTGGATAAGTCTTATAAACATTGTTAATTTTTCTCCACAAGTTGTGGAAAACTTAGTCATTTTATGTTAAAATGAGAGTCGACATAGAGAATAATTTTTTGAAAAGGAGGAGGCAATGACCAAAGAGCAAGAATTTTGGCGAAGAATTTTAGAACTTTCAGCTGCTCAACTAAAACAGACGACCTATGATTTTTTGTTTGCAGAAGCAAAA
This genomic window from Streptococcus cristatus AS 1.3089 contains:
- a CDS encoding ParB/RepB/Spo0J family partition protein — its product is MENYQYIPLKDIRTNPYQPRKSFSQEKINELAASIKENGIIQPIILRQSSLFGYEILAGERRFRAAKIAGLEKIPALIKDLSDDDMMKQAIIENLQREDLNPIEEAESYQHLIDKGLTHEEIAKIMGKSRPYISNLVRLLQLPAFMMDAVKEEMISQGHARLLIPLKKEEQVFWLDKIIQDNLSVRALELSLQKTRKSKTKKNKEIFAHSEEEKLKKILGLNVTIHLKNPSKGKIIIPFENEEEYQRIINSLK